A DNA window from Pseudomonadota bacterium contains the following coding sequences:
- the rdgB gene encoding RdgB/HAM1 family non-canonical purine NTP pyrophosphatase, giving the protein MKNVVIATANPGKFEEIRAILIGEFGNFYSLKDFKDPIEVKEDSPLYLENVLKKARKIGDRFNMNTIADDSGIEVFALNGRPGVFSSRYGKDDEDRINKMLIELEGVPWEKRGAVFKAYIALYMPEKQWSYVFYGSLRGYIGLTRRGKGGFGYDPVFYVPEADKYAAELTMEEKNRLSHRGKALCALKEFLNSDFFRNPTAVT; this is encoded by the coding sequence ATGAAAAATGTTGTCATTGCAACGGCAAACCCTGGTAAGTTTGAAGAGATAAGGGCTATCCTGATTGGTGAATTTGGTAATTTTTACTCTTTAAAGGATTTTAAAGATCCTATTGAGGTAAAGGAAGACAGTCCTTTATATCTTGAGAATGTTTTGAAAAAAGCCCGGAAGATCGGTGACAGGTTTAATATGAATACAATTGCCGATGATTCCGGTATAGAGGTGTTTGCCCTCAATGGAAGACCGGGTGTATTTTCTTCACGGTACGGTAAGGATGATGAAGACAGGATCAATAAAATGCTTATTGAACTCGAAGGAGTTCCCTGGGAAAAAAGGGGCGCTGTTTTTAAGGCATACATAGCCCTGTATATGCCTGAAAAGCAATGGAGCTATGTATTTTATGGTTCCTTGAGAGGATACATCGGGCTGACAAGGAGAGGAAAAGGCGGATTTGGTTATGATCCTGTTTTCTATGTGCCCGAGGCTGATAAATATGCGGCAGAATTGACCATGGAAGAAAAAAACAGGTTAAGTCACCGGGGTAAAGCCCTCTGTGCGCTGAAAGAATTTTTGAATTCGGATTTTTTCAGAAACCCAACGGCTGTTACGTAA
- the rph gene encoding ribonuclease PH produces the protein MRSNGRVNDKIRELKITKNFLKFPEGSVLVEMGETKVICGVSVEEKVPPFLKNSGKGWLTAEYSMLPRATKSRSMREAVSGKVGGRTHEIQRLIGRSLRAVLNLDIMGERTLWIDCDVIQADGGTRTASITGSYVALVEALWAMKKRGLIEKIPLKDSVAAISVGLVNGEIALDMSYEEDSRAEVDMNFVMTGKGMIIEVQGTAEKTPFTKEQFDMMYQHALRGINEITRQQKIALGPLFPLI, from the coding sequence ATGAGAAGTAATGGAAGGGTAAATGACAAAATAAGGGAATTGAAGATAACAAAGAACTTTCTGAAATTTCCCGAAGGTTCTGTCCTTGTAGAGATGGGCGAGACAAAGGTAATATGCGGTGTGAGTGTTGAAGAGAAGGTACCTCCTTTTTTAAAAAATTCAGGTAAAGGATGGCTGACCGCTGAATATTCTATGCTGCCGAGAGCAACTAAATCCAGATCGATGAGAGAAGCAGTTTCTGGTAAGGTCGGAGGGCGTACCCATGAGATACAGAGGCTTATCGGAAGATCTCTCCGTGCAGTATTAAATCTTGATATAATGGGCGAGAGAACGCTTTGGATAGACTGTGATGTCATACAGGCTGACGGTGGGACAAGAACGGCAAGCATCACAGGAAGCTACGTGGCCCTGGTCGAGGCCTTATGGGCTATGAAGAAGAGAGGCTTGATTGAAAAGATACCGCTTAAAGATTCTGTTGCAGCAATCAGTGTAGGACTGGTAAATGGCGAAATCGCCCTTGATATGTCATATGAGGAGGATTCCAGAGCTGAAGTGGATATGAATTTTGTAATGACAGGAAAGGGGATGATCATAGAAGTGCAGGGCACAGCAGAGAAGACACCTTTTACAAAAGAACAATTTGATATGATGTACCAGCATGCATTAAGAGGAATTAACGAAATTACGAGGCAGCAGAAAATAGCTCTTGGACCTCTTTTCCCGTTGATATAA
- the trxB gene encoding thioredoxin-disulfide reductase encodes MLSEFHEAIIIGGGPAGLTAGIYLMRAGIDTVLLEKMVPGGTPVNTERVENYPGFPDGISGRDLMNRFTEHARQCGLLIKEFYEVEDVSVEKGRFVARTSEEIYTSAGIVLATGTEPAKMDIPGEKELLGRGISYCATCDGAFFKNLDVAVIGGGDAAIEEGLSLANIAQKVYVIHRRDTLRAQKILQDRAFRNSKIEFLWNKRPLEIKGDNQVEHIVVEDVKTGEHSEFKVDGVFVYVGSIPNTSFLKDLVERDDAGFILTDESLSAKTEGLYIAGDVRKKTLRQISTAVGDGALAAVNLERYILEKR; translated from the coding sequence ATATTGTCTGAATTCCATGAAGCGATTATTATCGGCGGCGGCCCGGCCGGACTTACGGCAGGCATATATCTTATGCGGGCAGGGATTGACACAGTCCTTCTTGAAAAAATGGTGCCGGGTGGAACCCCAGTGAATACAGAACGTGTCGAAAATTACCCGGGTTTCCCCGATGGCATATCCGGCAGGGATCTGATGAACAGATTTACGGAGCACGCCAGACAGTGCGGGCTTTTGATTAAGGAATTTTATGAAGTGGAAGATGTTTCCGTAGAAAAGGGGAGGTTTGTAGCCAGAACATCCGAAGAAATATACACTTCTGCAGGGATAGTCCTGGCAACAGGAACGGAACCGGCAAAGATGGATATACCCGGTGAAAAAGAGTTGCTTGGCAGGGGTATCTCGTATTGTGCCACCTGTGATGGCGCCTTCTTCAAGAATCTTGATGTAGCAGTTATCGGCGGCGGAGATGCAGCCATAGAAGAGGGATTATCACTGGCAAATATTGCACAAAAAGTCTATGTGATCCACAGAAGAGATACATTAAGAGCGCAGAAGATTCTCCAGGACAGGGCATTCAGAAATAGCAAAATAGAATTTTTGTGGAACAAAAGGCCTTTAGAGATAAAGGGAGACAATCAGGTCGAGCATATTGTTGTTGAGGATGTAAAGACAGGAGAACACTCAGAATTTAAAGTTGACGGGGTATTTGTTTATGTAGGTTCAATACCCAATACTTCCTTCCTTAAAGACCTTGTTGAAAGGGATGATGCAGGGTTTATACTGACTGACGAAAGCCTTTCTGCTAAGACGGAGGGCTTATATATCGCCGGTGATGTGAGAAAGAAAACCTTACGGCAAATTTCTACTGCTGTAGGAGATGGAGCCCTGGCTGCAGTTAACCTTGAAAGGTATATTCTTGAAAAACGGTAA
- a CDS encoding tetratricopeptide repeat protein, whose translation MKKPENRKGDNNSIMKNPKIQIREQTEIYSKVKIMKKEKFVMAFFLILFFALTIIFPNLSYGAEKKIKKQPVQKEAAVITGSTVQASFAKAEELLKKGDSENSFRIFIKVYDYTKEALETMNFVQKQYEAIIKDPAIDQNEKEDIFIKLNRMKQLTPKYSSIKTATAYNMGYIYTKKGDLDKARKYLSEVLETTPFSTKQSSLWMKSKTLLLEVYGLEGEF comes from the coding sequence ATGAAGAAACCGGAAAATCGGAAAGGAGATAATAATTCCATCATGAAAAACCCCAAAATTCAAATCCGTGAACAAACTGAAATATACAGTAAGGTAAAAATCATGAAAAAAGAAAAATTTGTAATGGCTTTTTTTCTTATATTGTTCTTTGCTCTCACAATAATTTTTCCAAATCTATCATATGGAGCTGAAAAGAAAATTAAAAAACAGCCTGTTCAAAAAGAAGCTGCGGTAATTACAGGGTCAACTGTTCAGGCATCTTTTGCAAAAGCAGAAGAACTGCTTAAAAAGGGCGACAGCGAAAACTCTTTCAGAATATTTATCAAGGTATATGATTACACAAAAGAAGCACTTGAAACTATGAACTTTGTTCAAAAACAGTATGAGGCAATAATCAAAGACCCTGCAATAGATCAGAATGAAAAAGAAGATATCTTTATAAAATTAAACAGGATGAAACAGCTTACACCTAAATATTCCAGTATAAAAACCGCAACTGCATATAATATGGGATATATATATACAAAAAAGGGTGATTTGGATAAAGCAAGAAAATATTTATCCGAAGTACTTGAAACAACACCTTTTTCAACAAAACAAAGCTCGTTGTGGATGAAATCAAAAACATTACTTCTTGAGGTTTACGGTTTAGAAGGCGAATTTTAA
- a CDS encoding thymidylate synthase, whose translation MRPVYIEARDLPDAWFQCVYKIFETDGIHEYKIDRGSFEGQKRREFDIVMVHIKYPGTRPLIPDIPSELGIPAPSSMEYVEEYLQYLMTDKKADNELYTYGERLTNPKVYVEGKEYSLGVNPVMEVIDIYKKGKYGTNQAIMEVGMPQDIMLEDPPCLRLIDTRLMEGKLHFVLYFRSWDLWAGFPSNLAAIQLLKEYMCQEIGVEDGTITAISKGLHLYEYTFELALKRLRR comes from the coding sequence ATGAGGCCTGTTTATATTGAGGCAAGAGATCTGCCGGATGCATGGTTTCAATGTGTCTACAAAATTTTTGAAACAGATGGCATACATGAATATAAAATAGACAGAGGCTCCTTTGAGGGACAAAAAAGAAGGGAGTTTGATATTGTTATGGTTCATATAAAGTATCCGGGGACAAGACCTTTAATCCCTGATATACCATCGGAGCTTGGAATACCGGCACCTTCAAGCATGGAATATGTTGAAGAATACCTCCAATATCTTATGACTGACAAAAAAGCAGATAACGAATTATACACATATGGAGAAAGACTTACGAACCCGAAAGTGTATGTTGAAGGGAAAGAATATTCTCTTGGAGTAAACCCTGTTATGGAAGTCATTGATATATACAAAAAGGGAAAGTATGGTACAAATCAGGCTATTATGGAAGTCGGTATGCCGCAGGATATTATGCTTGAAGATCCGCCTTGTCTACGCCTGATCGATACACGCCTGATGGAAGGCAAGTTGCATTTTGTTCTGTATTTCCGCAGCTGGGATCTATGGGCTGGTTTTCCGTCAAACCTTGCTGCTATTCAACTTTTAAAAGAGTATATGTGCCAGGAGATCGGTGTTGAAGACGGCACAATCACAGCGATCAGCAAGGGCTTGCACTTGTATGAATATACCTTTGAGCTTGCATTGAAGAGACTGAGAAGGTGA
- a CDS encoding MBL fold metallo-hydrolase has translation MFVKQIQVGQMAVFAYIVGCKITKEALIIDPAAEEDRLFEEAVNKGYQIKYIVNTHSHIDHIMGNKRMKDLTNSKIIIHEKESHSLTNQSPQMMSMFNAEPSPPADITVKDGDYITIGETSLQVIHTPGHSPGSISLYHKGIVFTGDTLFVEGVGRTDLGGSSWQDLVSSVHNKLFTLPDETVVAPGHNYGDSPKSTIGREKLHNPYVGQRSGY, from the coding sequence ATGTTTGTAAAACAGATTCAGGTCGGCCAGATGGCTGTTTTTGCATATATTGTAGGATGTAAAATCACGAAAGAGGCGCTTATCATTGACCCTGCTGCCGAAGAAGACAGACTTTTTGAAGAAGCAGTGAATAAGGGTTACCAGATAAAATACATTGTAAACACACATTCCCATATTGACCATATTATGGGGAACAAACGCATGAAAGATCTGACAAATTCAAAAATCATCATCCATGAAAAAGAATCGCACAGCCTGACAAACCAGTCGCCCCAAATGATGAGCATGTTCAATGCGGAACCATCACCGCCGGCAGATATCACTGTCAAGGATGGCGACTACATAACAATCGGCGAGACTTCCCTCCAGGTTATTCATACACCTGGACATTCTCCCGGCAGCATATCTCTATACCATAAAGGCATCGTGTTCACCGGAGACACTCTCTTTGTCGAAGGCGTCGGCAGGACAGACCTTGGGGGCAGCTCATGGCAGGACCTCGTTTCATCGGTTCATAACAAGCTTTTTACTCTTCCTGATGAGACAGTAGTTGCACCAGGCCATAATTACGGTGATTCGCCAAAGAGTACAATAGGCAGAGAAAAGCTGCATAATCCCTATGTCGGGCAGAGGTCCGGATATTAA
- a CDS encoding patatin-like phospholipase family protein, with protein MSGRGPDINKSLITQSIILIIAVILCSCATTPPAFKSTEPKIALVLGGGSAKGFAHVGVIRILEQEKIPIHMIIGTSAGSLIGGMYAANPDSFQLEWTAFKIDKNDILDFSIIYSKLGPVQGVKLESFIEQTVKVKKVEDTKIPFYPIATDLNTGETIILEKGSLAKAIRASSSIPGIFAPVTFGNRMLVDGGVSNNLACDIAKRDKGADIVIAVNLLKDIKDYDIGSVVDIIAQSINIMMHENNKTKLNYADILIEPETKGVSIFDFTQKKRLMEEGMRATKAAVPKIREMILKYQR; from the coding sequence ATGTCGGGCAGAGGTCCGGATATTAACAAATCCTTAATAACTCAATCAATTATTTTAATAATTGCAGTAATTTTATGTTCATGCGCAACTACGCCCCCTGCGTTTAAAAGCACCGAACCAAAAATAGCTCTCGTACTCGGAGGGGGTTCAGCAAAAGGATTTGCCCATGTTGGCGTAATAAGGATCCTTGAACAGGAAAAAATACCTATCCATATGATAATAGGAACAAGTGCCGGGAGTTTGATAGGCGGTATGTATGCCGCAAACCCGGACAGTTTCCAGCTTGAATGGACAGCTTTTAAAATTGATAAGAACGACATCCTCGATTTTTCAATAATATATTCGAAGCTTGGCCCGGTCCAGGGAGTAAAACTCGAATCCTTCATAGAACAAACAGTAAAAGTTAAAAAAGTTGAGGATACAAAAATACCCTTTTACCCGATTGCGACAGACCTTAATACAGGAGAAACCATAATTCTCGAAAAAGGCTCTCTTGCAAAAGCAATCAGGGCTTCGTCATCCATACCCGGAATTTTTGCTCCTGTAACATTCGGGAACAGAATGCTTGTGGACGGAGGAGTATCAAATAACCTTGCATGCGACATTGCAAAGAGAGATAAGGGAGCGGATATCGTAATTGCAGTAAACCTGCTAAAAGATATCAAAGACTATGATATCGGCTCGGTAGTTGATATTATTGCTCAATCCATAAACATCATGATGCATGAGAACAACAAAACAAAGTTGAACTACGCAGACATTCTAATAGAACCTGAAACTAAAGGAGTTTCAATATTTGATTTCACGCAAAAAAAGAGGCTTATGGAGGAAGGGATGAGGGCAACCAAAGCAGCTGTACCAAAGATCAGAGAGATGATCTTAAAATATCAGCGATAG
- a CDS encoding YdcF family protein → MKKRSRICSILLAALLYFGSTEPAKDLLMIPLEDAYKPPALTEVKEGNAYVVLGGGVIDFAPDIDGKGTPSSSALQRLICAYRLYRIDRKPIIISGGKVFERRPEAEIAKRLLLSLGVNEKDIFMEEKSKDTFENAKYVKALSEKHGIKRIVLITNAFHMKRSMLLFDKFFKETIPCPTGYIVSKTKYDMLSYLPNASNLDSIAVALKEYMGIIFYKTTL, encoded by the coding sequence TTGAAAAAGCGATCACGAATATGTTCAATATTGCTTGCTGCCTTACTTTATTTCGGCAGCACAGAACCTGCTAAAGACCTGCTTATGATACCGTTAGAGGATGCATACAAACCTCCTGCATTAACCGAAGTTAAAGAAGGCAATGCATACGTAGTGCTCGGAGGCGGGGTAATTGATTTTGCACCGGACATAGACGGAAAAGGAACTCCAAGTAGCAGTGCACTCCAAAGATTAATCTGCGCTTACAGACTTTACAGAATTGACAGAAAACCGATAATTATTTCAGGCGGCAAGGTCTTTGAAAGGCGTCCGGAAGCGGAGATAGCAAAAAGGTTGCTCTTATCTCTTGGGGTCAACGAAAAGGATATCTTCATGGAAGAAAAGAGCAAGGATACTTTTGAGAATGCAAAGTATGTAAAAGCATTATCGGAAAAACATGGCATCAAAAGAATAGTTCTTATTACAAATGCTTTTCACATGAAGAGGTCAATGCTGCTTTTTGATAAATTTTTTAAGGAGACCATACCTTGTCCTACAGGATACATCGTATCAAAGACTAAATACGATATGCTTAGCTACCTGCCGAATGCAAGTAATTTAGACTCTATTGCCGTTGCACTTAAAGAATATATGGGAATAATTTTCTACAAGACTACGCTTTAA
- the epmA gene encoding EF-P lysine aminoacylase EpmA codes for MKIDRKQYNLLKTRHNLLKTIRTYFYKNKYIEVETPNLMKTVPPDPYIDPLKVHIDGKALGYLHTSPEMHMKKLLQFRHERIFQMCKVFRAEEFEEIHSVEFTMLEWYREGTYIQAMEEVEELIRFVAERLYKGGKDSFRIRFKVYELEELFLEVSGINPFKLNRDQFFQAMKSKGFTGIDEKDDWNGLFFKLFIQEVEPKIIKKFPYFIKNWPLSISTMAKKKDTSKVERFELYINGVEIANGYTELLNPGEQRDRFIIDNKERERLGKKTFESDEEFLKALSRVEGPCTGVSIGVDRLLMVLLDKEKIDDVMIQRFKA; via the coding sequence ATGAAGATTGACAGGAAGCAATACAACCTTTTAAAAACCAGACACAATTTGTTAAAAACAATAAGGACTTATTTTTATAAAAATAAATATATTGAAGTTGAGACCCCAAACCTTATGAAGACTGTGCCACCAGATCCGTATATTGACCCGTTAAAAGTACATATTGACGGAAAGGCCCTCGGTTATCTCCATACATCTCCCGAAATGCATATGAAGAAACTTCTGCAATTCAGACACGAACGGATTTTTCAGATGTGTAAAGTATTTAGAGCTGAAGAATTTGAAGAAATCCATAGCGTCGAATTTACAATGCTTGAATGGTACAGAGAAGGAACATATATTCAGGCAATGGAAGAAGTAGAGGAGCTTATCCGGTTTGTTGCCGAAAGATTGTATAAAGGCGGGAAAGATAGTTTTAGAATACGCTTTAAAGTTTATGAACTTGAAGAGCTTTTCCTTGAAGTATCAGGCATAAATCCTTTTAAATTAAACAGGGATCAGTTTTTTCAAGCAATGAAATCAAAAGGCTTTACGGGTATTGATGAAAAAGATGATTGGAATGGACTATTTTTCAAACTTTTTATTCAGGAAGTTGAACCAAAAATCATTAAGAAATTTCCTTATTTTATTAAGAATTGGCCTTTGTCTATTTCTACTATGGCAAAAAAGAAAGATACCAGCAAAGTTGAGAGGTTTGAACTGTATATAAATGGAGTTGAAATAGCAAACGGTTATACGGAACTCCTTAATCCTGGAGAACAGCGGGACAGATTTATTATCGATAACAAAGAACGAGAAAGACTTGGTAAAAAAACATTTGAATCGGATGAAGAATTTTTAAAAGCATTGTCAAGGGTTGAAGGACCTTGTACCGGTGTTTCTATAGGTGTAGACAGACTTTTGATGGTGCTTCTTGATAAAGAGAAAATAGACGATGTTATGATCCAAAGATTTAAAGCGTAG